One bacterium genomic window carries:
- a CDS encoding glucose-6-phosphate isomerase produces the protein MPLTFGFSASPQDEAAVDERLEALARERFVERLWARDAALWTSDPAGQAVVRDGLGWLRAPAAMTEALPDLRRFAAVATGAGYRQVLHMGMGGSSLAPLVFERTFPQTGGLLLSVLDTTDPATILAEDRWAAGAQTLFIVASKSGTTAEPLAFGEYFYAKRQAASGDRAGEDFLVITDAGTPLARQAEARSYRRVFTNAADVGGRYSALTYFGLVPAALAGLDLPRMLERAVGMAEACGPSNPPERNAGVRLGAIMGELARRGRDKVTFMVSEAVTTFGTWLEQLLAESTGKQGTGLLPVADEPLGDVGAYGSDRLFVNLRRRGDTGGPVEARLRALRSAGHPLVTVEMSDTIDVAPEFFRWEIATATAGAILGINAFDQPNVQESKDNTNRLLDVVRRERRLPEPSPSQIDGTLAVYTDAPEANLAATLAQFFRARRPGGYIALLAYLTEAPETHRRLTAIRARLRDATRLATTLGYGPRYLHSTGQYHKGGPPHGLFLLITADDAEDAPVPGQPYTFGVFNRAQALGDLEALRRHGQRALRVHLRGPVDTALERLEDLTAAALAAAGEFPAT, from the coding sequence ATGCCCCTGACGTTCGGGTTCTCGGCGTCACCCCAGGACGAAGCGGCCGTCGACGAGCGCCTCGAGGCGCTGGCGCGGGAGCGCTTCGTGGAGCGGTTGTGGGCGAGGGATGCCGCGCTCTGGACGAGCGATCCCGCGGGTCAGGCCGTGGTGCGTGACGGCCTCGGCTGGCTGCGCGCGCCGGCGGCGATGACTGAGGCGCTGCCCGATCTGCGCCGCTTCGCCGCCGTCGCGACAGGGGCAGGCTATCGTCAGGTCCTGCACATGGGGATGGGTGGCAGCAGCCTCGCGCCTCTCGTCTTCGAGCGGACGTTCCCCCAGACCGGCGGTCTCCTGCTCTCCGTGCTCGACACGACCGATCCCGCGACGATCCTGGCGGAGGACCGGTGGGCGGCCGGCGCCCAAACGCTGTTCATCGTGGCGAGCAAGTCCGGCACGACCGCGGAGCCGCTCGCGTTCGGCGAGTACTTCTACGCGAAGCGGCAGGCCGCGTCCGGCGACCGCGCGGGCGAGGACTTCCTTGTGATCACCGACGCCGGCACGCCGCTGGCCCGGCAGGCCGAAGCGCGAAGCTACCGCCGCGTCTTCACCAACGCCGCGGATGTGGGCGGCCGGTACTCCGCGCTCACGTATTTCGGACTCGTCCCCGCCGCCCTCGCCGGCCTGGACCTGCCGCGGATGCTTGAACGGGCGGTGGGTATGGCCGAGGCGTGCGGACCGTCGAATCCGCCCGAGCGGAACGCGGGCGTGCGCCTCGGCGCGATCATGGGCGAGCTCGCCCGGCGGGGCCGCGATAAAGTGACGTTCATGGTCTCCGAAGCCGTGACCACGTTCGGGACCTGGCTCGAACAGCTCCTCGCCGAAAGCACCGGAAAACAAGGGACGGGCCTGCTCCCGGTCGCCGACGAGCCGCTCGGCGACGTCGGTGCGTACGGCTCGGACCGGCTGTTCGTGAACCTCCGCCGCCGGGGCGACACCGGCGGCCCGGTCGAGGCGCGGCTCCGCGCGCTCCGGAGCGCCGGCCATCCCCTGGTGACCGTCGAGATGAGCGACACGATCGACGTCGCGCCGGAGTTCTTCCGATGGGAGATCGCGACGGCCACCGCGGGCGCGATCCTCGGCATCAACGCCTTCGATCAGCCCAACGTCCAGGAGAGCAAAGACAACACGAACCGGCTTCTCGACGTCGTCCGCCGCGAGCGCCGCCTGCCCGAACCGTCGCCGTCCCAGATCGACGGCACGCTGGCCGTGTACACGGACGCGCCCGAGGCCAACCTGGCGGCGACGCTGGCGCAGTTTTTCCGGGCGCGGCGCCCGGGTGGCTACATCGCCCTGCTCGCGTATCTCACCGAGGCGCCCGAGACGCACCGGCGCCTCACGGCGATTCGCGCTCGGCTGCGCGATGCGACGCGCCTGGCGACGACGCTCGGGTACGGTCCGCGCTACCTGCACTCGACCGGGCAGTACCATAAGGGCGGCCCGCCACACGGACTGTTCCTGTTGATCACCGCCGACGACGCCGAAGACGCGCCCGTGCCCGGCCAGCCGTACACGTTCGGCGTGTTCAATCGCGCACAGGCGCTCGGCGACCTCGAGGCGCTGCGCCGGCACGGCCAGCGCGCGCTGCGCGTGCACCTGCGCGGCCCGGTGGACACCGCGCTCGAGCGCCTCGAGGATCTGACGGCCGCGGCGCTGGCGGCCGCCGGCGAGTTTCCGGCGACGTGA
- a CDS encoding S9 family peptidase, with protein sequence MSAQRRAPRPEDLADLVILSDAQISPDGSRVAFVRTEIDAATDEYRSSIWVAGSGGGEASLQLTRGRRDSAPRWSPDGRTLAFLSDRDGANQLYLLPLEGGEPRRVSALPYGAGPAVWAPDGGRIAFRADVDAGPGSPGGAAAADRAKDASCPRLVTRAQYKADGFGYTFGRRHHVFVLTVADGRVTQVTHEDAEHAGPAWSPDGRRLAFVRARAGAADYSLFDLWTVDASGGEPRRLTSEIGRAVAPAWSPDGAWIACFGGDEQERGFGDPMARVWLVPSAGGAPRRLTGGYDRGAVLARPHEVSAPPIWSPDGRAITFLAADAGRTHVVRAAVPDGAVATVVGGDRQIQSVTEAGGRLAYTASDPQIPADLFVCGADGSTERRLTRVNDAWLSTLALPRVEHRRFSSPHGGELDGWVTHPVDGRRPAPLLVEIHGGPASYAGPLFPSGLWHTYVLAAQGWAVLQLNPVGSGSYTKSFALGIRGCWGERDLPEQLAAVDALVADGTADAHRLAVSGYSYGGFMTSWTITHTDRFKAAVVGAPVVNVESFHGTSDIGPWFGEWEMRGDVVTQRETYRRLSPINYVERATTPTLIVHGEADDRCPIGQGEELFAGLIAAGRAPVEFVRYPGQSHGFRGTGRPSHRVDVVRRVVEWIGRYVRPAE encoded by the coding sequence ATGTCCGCACAGCGCCGAGCGCCGCGTCCGGAAGATCTCGCCGACCTCGTGATCCTCTCCGACGCGCAGATCTCGCCGGACGGAAGCCGCGTCGCCTTCGTTCGCACCGAAATCGACGCCGCTACCGACGAGTACCGCTCGTCGATTTGGGTCGCCGGCAGCGGCGGCGGCGAGGCATCTCTTCAGCTAACGCGCGGCCGGCGCGACAGCGCCCCGCGGTGGTCGCCGGACGGCCGGACGCTCGCGTTCCTCTCCGACCGCGACGGCGCGAACCAGTTGTATCTGCTCCCGCTCGAGGGCGGTGAGCCGCGCCGCGTGTCGGCGCTTCCATACGGGGCCGGACCCGCGGTCTGGGCGCCCGACGGCGGCCGCATCGCGTTCCGCGCCGACGTCGACGCAGGTCCCGGGTCTCCCGGGGGTGCCGCGGCGGCGGATCGGGCGAAGGACGCCTCCTGCCCGCGTCTCGTCACGCGCGCGCAATACAAAGCCGACGGCTTCGGCTACACGTTCGGCCGGCGCCATCACGTCTTCGTGCTCACCGTGGCGGACGGCCGCGTCACGCAGGTGACTCATGAGGACGCCGAGCACGCGGGTCCGGCGTGGTCTCCCGACGGCCGCCGCCTCGCGTTCGTTCGCGCGCGCGCCGGCGCGGCCGATTACAGCCTCTTCGACCTGTGGACCGTGGATGCGTCGGGCGGCGAACCCCGCCGGCTGACGAGCGAGATCGGCCGGGCCGTGGCGCCGGCGTGGTCCCCCGACGGCGCGTGGATCGCCTGCTTCGGAGGAGATGAGCAGGAGCGGGGGTTCGGCGACCCCATGGCGCGGGTCTGGCTCGTGCCCTCCGCGGGGGGAGCGCCTCGGCGTCTCACCGGCGGGTACGATCGCGGCGCGGTGCTCGCGCGGCCGCACGAGGTGTCGGCGCCGCCGATCTGGTCGCCCGACGGCCGGGCCATCACGTTCCTCGCCGCCGATGCCGGCCGCACGCACGTGGTGCGCGCCGCGGTGCCGGACGGCGCGGTCGCCACGGTCGTCGGCGGCGATCGCCAGATCCAGAGCGTGACGGAAGCCGGGGGACGGCTCGCCTACACGGCGTCTGATCCGCAGATCCCGGCCGACCTGTTCGTGTGCGGCGCGGACGGCTCCACGGAGCGGCGGTTGACCCGCGTCAACGACGCCTGGCTGAGCACGCTCGCGCTGCCGCGTGTTGAGCACCGCCGGTTCTCCAGCCCGCACGGCGGCGAGCTCGACGGGTGGGTGACGCATCCGGTGGACGGCCGCCGCCCCGCGCCCCTCCTGGTCGAGATCCACGGCGGACCGGCCAGCTACGCCGGCCCGCTGTTCCCATCGGGGCTCTGGCACACCTACGTCCTCGCCGCGCAGGGCTGGGCCGTGCTTCAGTTGAACCCGGTCGGCTCCGGATCGTACACCAAATCCTTCGCGCTCGGTATCCGCGGCTGTTGGGGTGAGCGAGACCTACCGGAGCAGCTGGCCGCGGTCGACGCGCTGGTGGCCGACGGCACCGCGGACGCGCACCGGCTCGCCGTGTCCGGCTATTCCTACGGCGGCTTCATGACCTCGTGGACGATCACGCACACCGACCGCTTCAAAGCCGCGGTCGTCGGCGCGCCGGTCGTGAACGTGGAGTCGTTTCACGGAACCTCCGACATCGGGCCGTGGTTCGGGGAGTGGGAGATGCGCGGCGACGTGGTCACGCAGCGGGAGACGTACCGCCGCCTCTCGCCGATCAACTATGTCGAGCGGGCGACGACGCCCACGCTCATCGTGCACGGCGAGGCGGACGACCGCTGTCCGATCGGGCAGGGGGAGGAGTTGTTCGCGGGGCTGATCGCGGCCGGCCGGGCGCCGGTGGAGTTCGTGCGGTATCCGGGGCAGAGCCACGGCTTTCGGGGGACCGGACGCCCGAGCCACCGCGTCGACGTCGTGCGGCGTGTCGTGGAGTGGATCGGGCGGTACGTGCGGCCCGCGGAGTAG
- a CDS encoding hydantoinase B/oxoprolinase family protein: protein MARTDAPRLPARGDSPFDPISLEIMWSRLINIAEECWITILRTAFSTIIGEAQDFGCELLDADAESIAHSPRSMPVFNLSLPLAVRHMLRAFPKETLRDGDVLVTNDPWMCAGHLYDLAVVTPVFRRGRVCALVGSIAHASDIGGTRDSLNAREVYDEGLQIPPLRLYRQGVLNDDLMAVIGANVRRPEMVLGDIQAQVSSNRIGAERLLGFMDEYGLDSLAALAHTVQSRAEQAMRDAIRAVPDGTYRSEVWYDGLDEPLCLPCAVVVAGDEITVDFTGAPPQLPRGGMNCTYHYTAAHTTYALKSILTPEIRSNAGCYRPFRVIAPEGSVLNCRHPASVNERTHTGWYLGPAVFRALAGVLPERVQAFTGLPIGMGSYGRDAEGRPFNDHLFQGGGQGGSAHGDGTSALLYPTSAANVSVEMFESRTPLIVECKELIADSGGPGRYRGGLGQRVRMGLRRPSPNSVLVDFRPHGMLVSTPGLHGGLPGRRARAFVVENGQVREASATVGVAELRGTAERATIEIAGGSGFGDPATRPVPEIQADVDDGYITADGAAAYGAEISPGGRVRR, encoded by the coding sequence ATGGCGCGGACTGACGCTCCGCGGCTTCCTGCCCGCGGCGATTCGCCGTTCGATCCGATCTCGCTCGAGATCATGTGGAGCCGCCTCATCAACATCGCGGAGGAATGCTGGATCACCATTCTCCGCACGGCCTTCAGCACGATCATCGGCGAGGCCCAGGACTTCGGGTGCGAGCTGCTCGACGCGGACGCCGAGTCGATCGCGCACTCGCCGCGGTCAATGCCGGTGTTCAACCTGTCGCTGCCGCTCGCCGTGCGCCACATGCTGCGCGCCTTCCCGAAGGAGACGCTGCGCGATGGCGACGTGCTCGTCACCAACGACCCGTGGATGTGCGCCGGACATCTCTACGACCTCGCCGTCGTGACGCCGGTGTTCCGGCGGGGCCGCGTGTGCGCTCTTGTCGGTTCGATCGCCCACGCCTCCGACATCGGCGGGACCCGCGACTCCCTCAACGCGCGCGAGGTCTACGACGAAGGGCTGCAGATCCCGCCGCTCAGGCTGTACCGGCAGGGCGTCCTCAACGACGACCTCATGGCGGTGATCGGCGCCAACGTCCGCCGTCCGGAGATGGTGCTCGGAGACATCCAGGCTCAGGTCTCGAGCAACCGGATCGGCGCGGAACGGCTGCTCGGGTTCATGGACGAGTACGGCCTCGACTCGCTCGCGGCGCTGGCCCACACCGTGCAGTCGCGGGCCGAACAGGCGATGCGCGACGCGATTCGCGCGGTGCCGGACGGCACCTACCGCAGTGAGGTCTGGTACGACGGCCTCGACGAGCCGCTGTGTCTACCCTGCGCCGTCGTCGTCGCCGGCGACGAGATCACCGTCGATTTCACCGGCGCGCCCCCACAGCTGCCCCGCGGCGGTATGAACTGCACCTACCACTACACGGCCGCCCACACGACCTATGCGCTCAAGTCGATCCTGACGCCGGAAATCCGGTCCAACGCCGGATGCTATCGTCCGTTTCGGGTCATCGCCCCGGAAGGCTCGGTCCTCAACTGCCGGCATCCGGCGTCGGTCAACGAGCGCACGCACACCGGCTGGTATCTGGGGCCCGCCGTCTTCCGCGCGCTCGCCGGCGTCCTGCCGGAGCGCGTGCAGGCGTTCACGGGACTCCCGATCGGCATGGGCAGCTACGGCCGTGACGCGGAGGGACGTCCGTTCAACGATCATCTCTTCCAGGGCGGCGGCCAGGGCGGGAGCGCGCACGGCGACGGCACGTCCGCCCTCCTCTATCCCACGTCGGCGGCCAACGTCTCGGTGGAGATGTTCGAGAGCCGGACGCCGCTCATCGTGGAGTGCAAGGAACTGATCGCGGATTCCGGCGGGCCCGGCCGCTACCGCGGCGGCCTCGGGCAGCGCGTCCGCATGGGCCTGCGCCGGCCGAGCCCTAATTCGGTGCTGGTCGACTTCCGCCCGCACGGGATGCTCGTGTCGACGCCGGGGCTGCACGGCGGCCTGCCGGGACGCCGGGCCCGCGCGTTCGTCGTCGAGAACGGACAAGTCCGCGAGGCGAGCGCCACCGTCGGGGTCGCCGAACTGCGCGGCACCGCGGAGCGCGCGACGATCGAGATCGCGGGCGGCAGCGGCTTCGGCGACCCGGCGACGCGGCCGGTTCCGGAGATCCAAGCCGACGTCGACGACGGCTACATCACCGCGGACGGCGCCGCCGCGTACGGCGCGGAGATCTCTCCTGGCGGGAGGGTCCGACGGTGA